A window from Corynebacterium urealyticum DSM 7109 encodes these proteins:
- a CDS encoding shikimate dehydrogenase, which yields MSENQDAQLSTGGDPLPIGDSAGASVLSPEEFLALSGPRCAVLGSPVSHSLSPLIHKAGYRATGLDLDYYRVEAPEARDIRVIVQAQDPNIRGLSVTMPGKGAALELAGLATKRAEDIGSANTLVPQEDGRWLADNTDVDGLTACLDAVAAELAERDPERGAPFAGQTAVIVGNGGTARPAVAAAAAAGFAEINVVARSERALNLQALTESLGMAFSWTRFDAPELGHVCGQAATLISTVPEDVAAEYVDAFCRAESVIDVIYDPYPTALLAQAKQQELPFSDGLQMLAGQAEEQFRLFTGQQAPEGLFLTELRQHLALD from the coding sequence ATGTCGGAAAACCAGGATGCCCAGTTGTCTACCGGCGGTGACCCTCTGCCCATTGGGGATTCGGCTGGCGCGAGCGTGCTCAGCCCGGAGGAATTTCTCGCGCTGAGCGGGCCGCGTTGCGCGGTGCTGGGCAGCCCAGTGTCGCATTCGTTGTCCCCGTTGATCCACAAGGCTGGCTACCGGGCCACGGGCCTGGATCTGGATTACTACCGCGTGGAAGCGCCCGAGGCCCGAGATATCCGGGTGATCGTTCAGGCGCAGGACCCGAACATCCGGGGCCTGTCCGTCACGATGCCGGGTAAGGGGGCGGCGCTCGAGCTGGCTGGGCTTGCGACGAAGCGTGCGGAGGACATCGGTTCCGCCAATACGCTGGTCCCGCAGGAGGATGGTCGCTGGCTGGCGGATAATACAGACGTTGACGGGCTCACCGCGTGCCTGGACGCGGTAGCAGCTGAGCTCGCCGAACGTGATCCGGAACGAGGTGCACCCTTCGCCGGACAGACCGCAGTCATCGTCGGTAACGGCGGTACCGCCCGCCCTGCCGTCGCTGCCGCAGCGGCTGCTGGCTTCGCAGAGATTAACGTGGTCGCCCGATCGGAGCGTGCTCTGAACCTACAGGCACTCACCGAATCTCTGGGTATGGCGTTCTCCTGGACTCGGTTCGACGCTCCGGAGCTAGGCCATGTATGTGGCCAGGCTGCGACACTGATTTCGACGGTGCCGGAGGACGTCGCTGCGGAATATGTGGATGCGTTCTGTCGCGCCGAGTCGGTCATCGACGTGATTTACGATCCCTATCCGACCGCGCTTTTGGCCCAAGCCAAGCAGCAGGAGCTGCCATTTTCTGATGGCCTGCAGATGCTCGCTGGCCAGGCGGAGGAGCAGTTCCGGCTGTTCACCGGCCAGCAGGCTCCTGAAGGGCTATTCTTGACCGAACTGCGCCAGCACTTGGCGCTGGACTAA
- a CDS encoding A24 family peptidase: MMGAVLAALGVAVAYLAVVDWRYRRIPNAVVLPSILCAIVAAGAWQPAALAGGAGWWLLFSFFHHRAAKHRRKGSSAAGRYLGGGDAKFAVVCGILASWHGSGWVLLAMAAAGMLSTVAILYRGHSRKLPNQRAVAMGPAMALGTLLAFLVTL; this comes from the coding sequence ATGATGGGCGCCGTGCTTGCCGCTCTTGGCGTGGCAGTGGCCTATCTGGCTGTCGTTGATTGGCGGTATCGTCGCATCCCCAACGCAGTGGTGCTCCCCAGTATCCTCTGCGCGATTGTCGCGGCGGGTGCTTGGCAGCCTGCCGCACTCGCCGGTGGCGCGGGGTGGTGGCTATTGTTCAGCTTCTTCCACCATCGCGCTGCGAAACACCGCCGGAAGGGGAGTAGCGCTGCCGGCCGCTATTTAGGTGGAGGGGACGCCAAGTTCGCGGTGGTGTGCGGCATCCTTGCCTCCTGGCATGGTTCGGGGTGGGTGTTGCTCGCGATGGCTGCCGCCGGGATGTTGTCTACCGTGGCCATTTTGTATCGGGGGCACAGCCGGAAACTTCCCAATCAGCGAGCCGTGGCCATGGGGCCGGCGATGGCTCTGGGCACGTTGCTGGCTTTCCTGGTGACCTTGTAG
- a CDS encoding alkene reductase: MTTLFDSLEIGRLTLPNRVTMAPLTRSRAGRDGVPTALHETYYSQRASMGLIVTEGVFPAVTSRAFPGQPGIETPEQISGWRRVADSVHEAGGRIFMQVMNGGRLSHAGLLEGAQPVAPSALASGTAVRDFESRKECPVPRALGIEELPRIVDEFRQAARNAIDAGMDGVEIHGANGYLLQQFLSPSSNHREDAYGGTPENRYRLAQEILTAVAEEIGADRVALRLSPQHNIQGIEETDDADVRATYGGLLRAVADLGLAYVSFLHAEPTGELITELSAEARANGRTRVILNSGFGRVTQRAEAEDLARHGDAVAVGRLAISNPDLVRRWQEKLPVTAPDETTFYTGGENGYTDYPFYAVSS; the protein is encoded by the coding sequence ATGACGACACTCTTCGACTCACTTGAAATTGGACGACTAACGCTGCCAAATCGCGTGACCATGGCACCTTTGACCCGCTCACGGGCAGGCCGCGACGGTGTCCCCACGGCCTTGCATGAGACGTACTATTCACAGCGCGCTTCCATGGGGCTTATCGTAACGGAGGGCGTATTCCCTGCGGTCACGAGCCGCGCTTTCCCCGGCCAGCCTGGTATTGAAACTCCAGAGCAGATTTCCGGCTGGCGGCGTGTGGCCGATTCCGTACATGAGGCCGGCGGACGCATCTTCATGCAGGTGATGAATGGCGGGCGTTTGTCCCATGCGGGCCTGCTCGAAGGGGCTCAGCCGGTGGCCCCCTCTGCGTTGGCATCGGGCACTGCGGTGCGGGATTTCGAATCCCGCAAGGAATGCCCAGTGCCTCGCGCCCTCGGCATCGAGGAGCTACCGCGCATCGTCGATGAGTTCCGGCAAGCTGCCCGCAATGCGATCGACGCTGGCATGGATGGTGTGGAAATCCATGGTGCGAACGGGTATCTGCTGCAACAGTTCCTTTCCCCGAGCTCCAATCACCGAGAGGATGCTTACGGCGGAACCCCAGAGAATCGCTACCGCCTAGCGCAGGAAATCCTCACCGCTGTGGCCGAGGAGATCGGGGCCGACCGCGTGGCGTTGCGCTTGTCCCCGCAGCACAATATTCAGGGGATTGAGGAAACCGACGATGCAGATGTCCGTGCCACCTACGGCGGGTTGCTGCGCGCAGTCGCAGACCTTGGTTTGGCCTACGTTTCCTTCCTGCATGCAGAGCCCACCGGTGAGCTCATTACTGAGCTGAGCGCCGAAGCCCGCGCTAACGGGCGTACCCGCGTCATCCTGAATTCGGGATTTGGGCGAGTGACCCAGCGCGCGGAAGCCGAGGACCTGGCACGGCACGGTGATGCCGTTGCTGTGGGACGGTTGGCCATCTCCAACCCGGACCTAGTTCGCCGTTGGCAGGAGAAACTCCCGGTCACTGCGCCGGATGAGACCACGTTCTATACAGGAGGAGAGAACGGCTACACCGATTACCCGTTCTATGCGGTCAGCTCTTAA
- the aroC gene encoding chorismate synthase codes for MLRWTTAGESHGQALIALVENLPAGLSVTREDVAEQLARRRLGYGRGARMKFEADELTFVSGVRHGKTLGSPVAVMIGNTEWPKWTTIMSADPVDMEDPEVAKAMASGRGAKLTRPRPGHADFAGMLKYDHDEARPILERASARETAARVAAATFARALLREVLGVEVFSHVVSIGRSEPYTGATPSFSDLEAIDASPVRAFDKASEDAMVEEIKAAKKSGDTLGGIVEVVVKGLPIGLGSHTSGDARLDAQLASAVMGIQAIKGVEIGDGFEEARRRGSEAHDEMVREDGEITRLSNRAGGIEGGMTNGEDVIVRAAMKPISTVPRALRTVDMATGEAATGIHQRSDVVAVPAAGVVAEAMVALVLARATVEKFGGDSLAEMKRNVAAYQQQVAERLDF; via the coding sequence ATGCTTCGATGGACTACTGCTGGTGAATCCCATGGCCAAGCGCTGATTGCGCTGGTGGAAAACCTCCCCGCTGGGCTGAGCGTGACTCGTGAGGACGTCGCGGAACAGCTCGCTCGCCGTCGCCTCGGCTATGGCCGTGGCGCCCGGATGAAGTTTGAGGCCGATGAGCTGACCTTCGTCTCTGGCGTCCGGCACGGCAAGACCCTCGGTAGCCCCGTTGCCGTCATGATCGGCAACACCGAGTGGCCGAAGTGGACCACCATCATGTCCGCTGACCCGGTGGACATGGAGGACCCGGAGGTAGCCAAGGCGATGGCCTCTGGTCGTGGGGCTAAGCTGACCCGCCCGCGCCCAGGTCACGCGGACTTCGCGGGCATGCTGAAGTACGACCACGACGAGGCTCGCCCGATCCTCGAACGCGCCTCTGCACGCGAGACTGCTGCCCGCGTCGCTGCCGCCACCTTCGCCCGTGCCCTGCTGCGCGAGGTGTTGGGAGTGGAGGTATTCAGCCACGTCGTTTCGATCGGCCGGAGCGAGCCGTATACCGGCGCCACCCCGAGTTTCTCTGACCTGGAAGCCATCGATGCCTCTCCGGTGCGCGCCTTCGATAAGGCCTCGGAGGATGCGATGGTCGAGGAGATCAAGGCTGCAAAGAAGAGCGGTGACACCCTCGGCGGCATCGTGGAGGTCGTGGTGAAGGGCCTGCCGATCGGCCTGGGCTCCCACACGTCCGGCGACGCTCGCCTCGACGCCCAGCTGGCCTCCGCCGTGATGGGAATCCAGGCCATCAAGGGGGTCGAGATCGGCGACGGATTCGAGGAGGCGCGTCGCCGCGGCTCCGAAGCTCACGACGAGATGGTGCGCGAGGACGGCGAGATCACCCGCCTGAGCAACCGCGCCGGTGGCATCGAGGGCGGCATGACCAATGGTGAGGACGTCATCGTCCGCGCCGCGATGAAGCCGATCAGCACGGTTCCGCGCGCGCTGCGTACTGTCGACATGGCCACCGGAGAGGCCGCCACCGGCATCCACCAACGCTCCGACGTCGTCGCCGTCCCCGCGGCAGGCGTCGTTGCCGAGGCGATGGTCGCCCTCGTGCTGGCTCGGGCCACCGTTGAAAAGTTCGGGGGCGACTCCCTCGCTGAGATGAAGCGTAACGTGGCCGCCTATCAGCAGCAGGTTGCCGAGCGGCTGGACTTCTAA
- a CDS encoding shikimate kinase: MTRFGQSEPSDAPHTASGQRPKVVLAGLPGAGKSTMGRRIGHALHLPVIDTDELIAERFNKPCGDVLRELGEEKFRAAEEEAIAQALKTNAVVSLGGGAVKSAKTREALMNHQVVYLYVDVAEGVRRTSGNKTRPLLDVPNPEEVYQRLYDERHELYEEVASFRIRSGNHDPQRTVSAILQYLEDAEQL; this comes from the coding sequence ATGACTCGATTCGGGCAATCTGAACCGTCGGACGCGCCGCACACCGCATCTGGGCAGCGCCCAAAGGTCGTGCTTGCTGGCTTGCCGGGAGCGGGCAAATCCACGATGGGGCGCCGCATCGGGCATGCTCTCCACCTGCCCGTCATCGATACCGATGAGCTCATCGCCGAGCGGTTCAACAAGCCCTGCGGCGACGTGCTTCGGGAACTCGGCGAGGAGAAGTTCCGCGCCGCTGAGGAGGAAGCCATCGCTCAGGCGCTGAAGACCAACGCGGTGGTGTCCCTAGGTGGGGGAGCTGTGAAGAGCGCGAAGACCCGCGAGGCTCTCATGAACCACCAGGTTGTCTACCTCTATGTGGACGTTGCCGAGGGCGTTCGCCGTACCTCTGGGAACAAAACCCGCCCGCTGCTGGACGTCCCCAATCCCGAAGAGGTCTATCAGCGGCTGTACGACGAGCGCCACGAGCTCTACGAAGAGGTCGCGAGCTTCCGCATCCGCTCCGGCAACCACGACCCGCAGCGGACGGTTTCCGCCATCCTGCAGTACCTCGAAGACGCAGAACAGCTCTAG
- the aroB gene encoding 3-dehydroquinate synthase: MTTPNSAQQHTPRRIDVRTASPYPVLISRGIETMIPPMLEVTEGASTFLIIHQPALAERAAHVARLLEAEGKVAELLEISDAEDGKTIASAERCWDRCADAGLTRQDCIISVGGGAATDLAGFIAATWMRGIRVAHVPTSLLGMVDAAVGGKTGINTTRGKNLVGAFHEPAAVLIDLDTLKDLPREELIAGSAEIIKAGFIRDERIIEIYEDDPTEALNPAGDVLPELIERAIKVKADVVAQDLKESYIREILNYGHTFCHAVEQQENYRWRHGQAVGVGMMFEAELAKAAGLIDQELVDRHRNILRSVGLATTYRHSDFDTLIEVMGRDKKNKQGKIRFVVLEGLANPTRLESPSREHLDAAWEAISE, encoded by the coding sequence GTGACAACGCCTAACTCCGCGCAGCAGCACACCCCACGGCGCATCGATGTGCGCACCGCTTCGCCATACCCCGTCCTCATCAGCCGCGGCATCGAGACGATGATCCCGCCGATGCTCGAGGTGACGGAAGGGGCCAGCACATTTCTGATCATCCACCAGCCGGCCCTGGCTGAGCGCGCGGCTCATGTCGCACGCTTGCTGGAGGCCGAAGGCAAGGTCGCCGAGCTCCTGGAGATCTCCGATGCCGAGGACGGGAAGACCATCGCCTCCGCCGAGCGTTGCTGGGATCGCTGCGCAGACGCCGGGTTGACTCGTCAGGACTGCATCATCTCCGTGGGCGGTGGCGCTGCCACCGACCTGGCCGGATTCATCGCCGCCACCTGGATGCGTGGCATCCGCGTGGCGCACGTCCCGACCTCTTTGCTCGGGATGGTTGACGCTGCCGTGGGCGGCAAAACGGGGATCAATACCACCCGAGGCAAGAACCTCGTCGGTGCCTTCCACGAACCAGCCGCAGTCCTCATCGATCTGGATACCCTCAAGGACCTGCCCCGAGAAGAGCTGATCGCGGGCTCCGCAGAGATCATTAAGGCCGGCTTCATTCGCGACGAGCGCATCATTGAGATCTACGAGGACGATCCGACCGAAGCGCTGAACCCGGCAGGTGACGTACTTCCGGAACTGATCGAGCGGGCGATCAAGGTCAAGGCTGACGTCGTGGCCCAGGACCTCAAGGAATCCTATATCCGAGAGATCCTTAACTACGGGCACACCTTCTGCCACGCGGTCGAACAGCAGGAGAACTACCGGTGGCGGCACGGGCAGGCCGTGGGCGTGGGGATGATGTTCGAGGCCGAGCTGGCCAAGGCCGCTGGCCTCATCGACCAGGAGCTCGTGGACCGGCACAGAAACATCCTGCGCAGTGTGGGGTTGGCGACGACTTATCGGCACTCCGATTTCGACACCCTCATTGAGGTTATGGGTCGGGATAAGAAGAATAAGCAGGGCAAGATCCGCTTCGTTGTCCTCGAGGGGCTGGCTAACCCTACGCGGCTCGAGTCCCCGAGCAGGGAACACCTGGACGCAGCGTGGGAGGCGATTTCGGAATGA
- the aroQ gene encoding type II 3-dehydroquinate dehydratase, with product MTVSVLNGPNLNRLGKRQPEVYGATTLADVETLITEEAARLGVAVEFFQSNHEGEMLDRIHAAADRGHAVIINPGGWTHTSVALRDALAEVADGQGFVEVHISNVHAREPFRHHSYLSPIARGVIAGLGIEGYLAALRYLAKG from the coding sequence CTGACGGTGAGCGTGCTCAACGGCCCGAACCTCAACAGGCTGGGCAAGCGGCAGCCGGAGGTCTACGGGGCGACGACGCTGGCTGACGTCGAGACGCTCATTACCGAGGAAGCAGCACGCCTGGGCGTGGCGGTGGAGTTTTTCCAGAGCAACCACGAAGGGGAGATGCTGGATCGCATCCACGCTGCAGCGGACCGGGGGCACGCGGTGATCATTAACCCGGGTGGCTGGACGCATACTTCTGTGGCGCTGCGCGACGCTCTCGCGGAGGTCGCCGACGGGCAGGGTTTCGTGGAGGTCCACATTTCTAACGTTCACGCCCGTGAGCCCTTCCGCCACCACAGCTACCTCAGCCCCATTGCCCGCGGCGTGATCGCAGGCCTGGGTATCGAGGGATACCTGGCCGCCCTGCGTTACCTCGCGAAGGGCTAG
- a CDS encoding M24 family metallopeptidase has translation MTQTQRYTERRKKLAARLQERDLPGLLVTDLKNVRYLTGFSGSNAVYLQQPDGRGVLGTDGRYATQVEIETGQPEDIELLIENKLLEQVPERAEVTGFAVESSLSIGEAKTLAADGPLPEVAAGIVEELRLVKDSQEIAALEAAGELADAVWQEFLDDGGIREGRTEIEAAADLEYRLRKAGAEALSFDTILASGVNATKPHAGVSRDPIVPGLVTVDFGIYLDGYASDQTRTVCVGEPDELSATLYDVVLRSQRAGAAAVAPGTALFDIDKTCRDIITDAGYGEYFVHSTGHGVGLDVHEAPSANSRVDRSVTLAEGMTLTVEPGIYIPGKTGLRIENTYVVTADGAKSCNASSTDLRIV, from the coding sequence ATGACCCAGACTCAGCGATACACCGAGCGCCGAAAGAAGCTGGCCGCACGCCTACAGGAGCGCGACCTGCCTGGCCTTTTGGTGACTGACCTGAAGAACGTTCGCTATCTCACCGGTTTCAGCGGATCCAACGCGGTCTATCTCCAGCAACCGGATGGCCGGGGGGTGCTCGGTACTGATGGCCGCTACGCCACCCAGGTGGAGATTGAGACCGGCCAGCCGGAGGATATCGAGCTCCTTATCGAGAACAAGCTGCTCGAACAGGTGCCGGAGCGAGCTGAAGTCACCGGCTTTGCCGTGGAGTCCAGCCTGAGCATTGGCGAGGCAAAGACACTTGCCGCAGACGGCCCGCTACCGGAGGTGGCAGCCGGCATCGTCGAGGAGCTGCGTCTGGTTAAGGACAGCCAGGAGATCGCCGCCCTGGAGGCAGCAGGGGAACTCGCGGACGCGGTGTGGCAGGAATTCCTCGACGATGGCGGTATCCGCGAGGGCCGCACGGAGATCGAGGCCGCAGCGGACTTGGAATACCGCCTGCGCAAGGCTGGTGCGGAAGCATTGAGCTTCGACACCATTTTGGCTTCGGGCGTCAACGCCACCAAGCCACACGCCGGTGTCTCCCGCGACCCGATCGTGCCGGGTCTGGTCACCGTCGACTTCGGCATCTACCTGGACGGTTACGCCTCCGACCAGACACGTACCGTCTGCGTAGGGGAGCCGGACGAGCTCTCCGCCACCCTCTACGACGTCGTCCTGCGCTCGCAGCGGGCTGGTGCCGCGGCCGTCGCCCCGGGAACCGCCCTGTTCGATATCGATAAGACCTGCCGGGACATCATCACCGATGCGGGCTACGGCGAGTACTTCGTGCACTCGACGGGCCACGGCGTGGGCCTGGACGTCCACGAAGCGCCGTCGGCGAACTCCCGTGTTGACCGATCAGTGACGCTTGCTGAGGGGATGACGCTGACCGTGGAGCCGGGGATCTACATCCCGGGCAAGACCGGCCTGCGCATCGAAAACACCTACGTGGTCACTGCCGATGGTGCCAAGAGCTGCAACGCCTCCAGCACTGATCTGCGCATCGTTTAA
- the efp gene encoding elongation factor P: MATTADFKNGMVLMIDGKLQQIVEFQHVKPGKGPAFVRTKLKDVVSGKTVDKTFNAGVKVEQATVDRRDMTYLYNDGSAYVLMDDKTFEQVELQPELMGDGAKFLLENSRVNVSFHDGQALFAELPANVDLKIEHTDPGLQGDRSTGGSKPATLETGAEIQVPLFIETGNVVKVDTRTGEYLSRVTQ, encoded by the coding sequence GTGGCAACCACTGCAGATTTCAAAAACGGTATGGTCCTGATGATCGACGGCAAGCTGCAACAGATCGTGGAGTTCCAGCACGTCAAGCCAGGTAAGGGCCCGGCGTTTGTGCGCACGAAGCTCAAGGACGTCGTCTCCGGCAAGACCGTGGACAAGACCTTCAACGCAGGTGTGAAGGTCGAGCAGGCCACCGTTGACCGTCGCGACATGACCTACCTGTACAACGACGGCTCCGCCTACGTCCTCATGGACGACAAGACCTTCGAGCAGGTCGAGCTGCAGCCGGAGCTCATGGGCGACGGCGCGAAGTTCCTGCTGGAGAACTCCCGCGTCAACGTTTCCTTCCACGACGGCCAGGCACTGTTCGCTGAGCTGCCAGCCAACGTTGACCTCAAGATCGAGCACACCGACCCGGGCCTGCAGGGCGACCGCTCCACCGGCGGCTCCAAGCCAGCCACCCTGGAGACCGGTGCCGAGATCCAGGTGCCGCTGTTCATCGAGACCGGCAACGTCGTCAAGGTGGACACCCGCACCGGCGAGTACCTGTCCCGCGTCACCCAGTAA
- the nusB gene encoding transcription antitermination factor NusB yields the protein MVEPQSPTPSSRPQNHDPQSAGKGSGSKDERSAARFKRRGARYKARRRAVDILFEAEFRDIDPVDIMEERAELAKDQENQIKPIPEYTSQIVPGVASNLDAIDDAIAVHLTSDWTLDRIPAVDRAVMRVAAWELMFNADVPHRVALSEGIELASEYSHVKAPDYVNAVLDGVATDADAAMADRLAAQREQEQSGSESGTTTELAGIDALVDSVIADPAEQAADAATEGPEDSQAGPAESTAAENQDSV from the coding sequence ATGGTTGAACCACAGTCGCCGACGCCCTCCTCGCGCCCTCAGAACCACGACCCGCAGTCTGCGGGGAAGGGGTCTGGCTCGAAGGATGAGCGCTCGGCTGCGCGTTTCAAGCGGCGTGGTGCGCGCTACAAGGCCCGCCGCCGTGCCGTGGACATCCTCTTCGAGGCGGAGTTCCGCGATATCGACCCGGTCGACATCATGGAAGAGCGCGCGGAGCTGGCCAAGGATCAGGAAAACCAGATCAAGCCGATCCCGGAGTACACCTCCCAGATCGTGCCCGGCGTGGCAAGCAACCTCGACGCGATCGATGATGCCATCGCCGTGCACCTCACCAGCGATTGGACCCTGGATCGCATCCCCGCCGTGGACCGCGCCGTCATGCGCGTGGCGGCGTGGGAGCTGATGTTCAACGCGGACGTTCCGCACCGTGTCGCTCTGTCCGAGGGGATCGAGCTTGCCAGCGAGTACTCCCACGTCAAGGCCCCGGACTACGTCAACGCTGTGCTCGACGGCGTGGCCACAGACGCGGACGCCGCGATGGCTGATCGCCTGGCCGCCCAGCGGGAGCAGGAGCAGTCGGGGTCCGAGAGTGGCACTACGACTGAGCTGGCGGGCATCGACGCGCTGGTTGATTCCGTGATCGCAGACCCGGCCGAGCAGGCAGCGGACGCAGCCACCGAAGGCCCCGAAGACAGCCAGGCGGGCCCTGCTGAAAGCACCGCCGCCGAAAACCAGGATTCCGTGTAA